A genomic region of Microbacterium schleiferi contains the following coding sequences:
- a CDS encoding TetR/AcrR family transcriptional regulator has protein sequence MPKISDARRDARRAEILDAALRCFSRSGYQRTSMADIITESGLSAGAIYGYFASKQDLVLAVASRLLEERRADVESAARDHPLSPAEIALTLIRGVRTQMPMDVLLQIWAEASVDPGMRRLIESTLGRLRATVRQSLLAWALTQPGRIPDPAAWSTATAPVLLSLIPGFVLQRVLLDGFDEDAFLRAVPMLILHD, from the coding sequence ATGCCGAAGATCAGCGATGCTCGACGCGATGCCCGTCGAGCCGAGATCCTCGATGCGGCGCTGCGCTGCTTCTCACGATCGGGCTATCAGCGCACATCGATGGCCGACATCATCACCGAGTCCGGACTGTCAGCCGGCGCCATCTACGGATACTTCGCGAGCAAACAAGACCTGGTTCTCGCTGTCGCCTCACGGCTGTTGGAGGAACGCCGCGCCGACGTGGAGAGTGCGGCGCGCGACCATCCGCTTTCGCCCGCCGAGATCGCGCTTACGCTGATCCGCGGCGTCCGCACCCAGATGCCGATGGATGTCCTCCTCCAGATCTGGGCAGAAGCCAGCGTCGATCCCGGCATGCGCCGACTGATCGAATCGACACTCGGCCGCCTGCGCGCGACTGTCCGTCAGAGCCTGCTCGCGTGGGCACTCACGCAGCCAGGCCGCATCCCCGACCCCGCGGCGTGGAGCACCGCGACTGCCCCGGTCCTTCTCAGCCTCATCCCGGGATTCGTGCTGCAGCGGGTCCTGCTCGACGGGTTCGACGAAGACGCGTTCCTCCGCGCAGTTCCGATGCTGATCCTCCACGACTGA
- a CDS encoding PhzF family phenazine biosynthesis protein, whose translation MQDWPVMGTLATVVNVFVDEAGEHGNPLGIVWASKATRGREQDIAADLGFSETVFIDEVDGRTVRARIFTPKQELRFAGHPTVGLAAWLRASGDDIRHVAVPAGSARVRAEGEITWISAEVDWAPEFELEQLDSPAEVDAVDPDAYTEGMHYVWAWLDEEEGRVRTRMFAPGLGIRTDEATGSAAIRLTAALGRDLQIEQGAGSRLVTHRRNLGREVEIGGRTTEGRDVELA comes from the coding sequence GTGCAAGACTGGCCTGTCATGGGCACCCTCGCAACCGTCGTGAACGTTTTCGTCGACGAGGCGGGAGAGCACGGCAATCCGCTCGGCATCGTCTGGGCGTCGAAGGCCACTCGCGGCCGGGAACAGGACATCGCCGCAGACCTCGGGTTCAGCGAGACCGTCTTCATCGACGAGGTCGACGGGCGCACCGTCCGAGCGCGGATCTTCACTCCCAAGCAGGAGTTGCGCTTCGCCGGACACCCGACGGTGGGTCTTGCCGCCTGGCTCCGCGCGTCGGGTGACGACATCCGTCATGTCGCCGTCCCCGCCGGCTCGGCGCGGGTGCGTGCGGAGGGCGAGATCACCTGGATCAGCGCCGAGGTCGACTGGGCGCCGGAGTTCGAGCTGGAACAACTCGACTCACCCGCCGAGGTCGACGCTGTCGATCCGGATGCCTACACCGAGGGCATGCACTACGTCTGGGCGTGGCTCGACGAGGAAGAGGGGCGCGTGCGGACGAGGATGTTCGCCCCGGGTCTCGGGATCCGCACCGACGAGGCAACCGGGTCGGCAGCGATCCGGTTGACCGCCGCACTGGGCCGTGACCTGCAGATCGAGCAGGGGGCGGGCTCAAGACTCGTCACGCATCGCCGCAATCTTGGCCGTGAGGTCGAGATCGGCGGCCGCACGACCGAGGGCCGCGACGTCGAGCTCGCCTGA
- a CDS encoding Pr6Pr family membrane protein — protein sequence MRSHPASSPLLQLGVRILVIALRSAALVTTAWALISRADCVFATTCRATNLLSYFTIQSNIAFVLLTTLLIIWMSIGRPETPWLTTIRAIVTSYLVISGVTFAILMETAGLGEFAFLVPFSSKVLHFVVPVYAVIDFALFPGRRRVPLHRAFWALLYPLAYSILTAIRGSSLNWYPYVFFDPEWVGGYAGVLAYAAVLAAALVAVAAALILVTRLPTPATASRSASERG from the coding sequence GTGCGCAGTCATCCGGCATCCTCACCCCTGCTGCAGCTCGGGGTGCGCATCCTCGTTATCGCGCTGCGGTCGGCTGCGCTCGTCACGACAGCCTGGGCGCTCATCTCGCGCGCCGACTGCGTCTTCGCTACCACCTGTCGAGCCACCAATCTGCTCAGCTACTTCACTATCCAATCGAACATCGCATTTGTTCTGCTGACTACCCTCCTGATCATCTGGATGTCGATCGGTCGGCCTGAGACACCCTGGCTGACGACGATCCGAGCGATCGTGACAAGCTACCTCGTCATCTCCGGAGTGACCTTCGCCATCCTGATGGAGACGGCGGGTCTGGGAGAGTTCGCGTTTCTCGTGCCGTTCTCGTCGAAAGTGCTCCACTTCGTCGTCCCGGTGTACGCCGTCATCGACTTCGCACTGTTCCCGGGGCGGCGGCGCGTGCCGCTGCACCGCGCCTTCTGGGCTCTGCTCTACCCGCTCGCCTACAGCATTCTCACCGCCATACGAGGCAGCTCGCTGAACTGGTATCCCTACGTCTTCTTCGATCCGGAGTGGGTCGGAGGGTACGCAGGAGTCCTCGCGTACGCCGCCGTGCTCGCGGCAGCTCTCGTCGCTGTCGCGGCAGCGCTCATCCTCGTGACGCGATTGCCGACACCTGCCACCGCGTCCCGGTCGGCCTCCGAGCGGGGCTGA
- a CDS encoding NADPH-dependent FMN reductase, whose translation MSLKVAVVVGNPKPASRTRKIAELLVDKLLEPGSFEAQVIDLADYTSDIFAWPSETMASLNALVAESDLAVFASPTYKATYTGLLKAFLDRYPANGLAGVTAIPVHTGADFTHAMGPTFTLSPLLVELGATVPGRGFYLSLTQLDRVDEILDAAVAEYAGNIRRVASLASALRAGVPAS comes from the coding sequence ATGTCACTCAAAGTCGCAGTCGTCGTGGGGAACCCCAAACCGGCATCGCGCACCCGCAAGATCGCGGAACTCCTGGTCGACAAGCTCCTCGAGCCGGGGTCGTTCGAGGCGCAGGTGATCGACCTGGCCGACTATACGAGCGATATCTTCGCGTGGCCGTCCGAGACGATGGCGTCGCTGAACGCGCTCGTGGCCGAAAGCGACCTCGCGGTCTTCGCGTCCCCGACCTACAAAGCCACCTACACCGGGCTGCTCAAGGCATTCCTCGACCGGTATCCGGCGAACGGCCTCGCGGGCGTCACAGCGATACCGGTGCACACCGGCGCCGACTTCACACACGCTATGGGGCCTACGTTCACCCTCTCCCCCCTCCTGGTGGAGCTCGGAGCGACAGTTCCCGGACGCGGGTTCTATCTCTCCCTCACTCAGCTGGATCGGGTGGACGAGATCCTGGACGCGGCTGTTGCGGAGTATGCCGGCAACATCCGACGAGTCGCATCCCTAGCCAGCGCCCTTCGCGCCGGCGTCCCGGCATCCTGA
- a CDS encoding flavin reductase family protein has product MSQYSAPDVPFSPRQFRDTLGHYASGITIVSGIDDGQPIGFTCQSFFSVSIDPPLISFSVMKTSTTYPRIAATGRFAVNILAHNQHTIANQFARSGTDKWAGCRGRQPSPAIRSSPTP; this is encoded by the coding sequence ATGTCGCAATACTCGGCACCCGATGTGCCGTTCTCTCCCCGTCAGTTCCGTGACACGCTCGGTCACTACGCGTCAGGAATCACGATCGTCTCGGGCATCGACGACGGTCAACCGATCGGGTTCACCTGTCAGTCGTTCTTCTCGGTGTCGATCGACCCGCCGCTGATTTCGTTCAGCGTCATGAAGACCTCGACGACCTACCCTCGGATCGCCGCCACCGGCCGATTCGCCGTGAACATCCTCGCCCACAACCAGCACACGATCGCGAACCAGTTCGCGCGCAGCGGCACCGACAAGTGGGCGGGGTGTCGTGGTCGGCAGCCGAGTCCGGCAATCCGATCATCGCCGACACCCTGA
- a CDS encoding flavin reductase family protein: MSWSAAESGNPIIADTLMWVDCEAWAEHEAGDHLIVIGKVVAMSPPEWHRHEPLLYFKGSYRHLRDLDQLAG, translated from the coding sequence GTGTCGTGGTCGGCAGCCGAGTCCGGCAATCCGATCATCGCCGACACCCTGATGTGGGTGGACTGCGAGGCGTGGGCCGAGCACGAAGCAGGCGACCACCTCATCGTGATCGGCAAGGTCGTCGCGATGAGCCCGCCGGAGTGGCACCGCCACGAGCCGCTGCTGTATTTCAAGGGCTCCTATCGCCATCTGCGGGATCTCGATCAGCTCGCCGGGTGA
- a CDS encoding pyruvate, water dikinase regulatory protein, which yields MHPALSDHARPKRAVFFISDSTGITAETLGNALLANFPGFRFERHTIPFIDTAEAATAVVQTITAADAAGLAPIVFSTMKNAAVGRVLDTAPAPRIDLLGGHLTELEQTLGTTASEQLGQFHTVGDTEAYFARMRAVEYAIEHDDGQSSRALEFADVIIIAPSRCGKTPTTMYLALQYGLLVANYPLTDEDFPTDGLPRLVAPYADRCYGLTTTPLRLSQVRHERRPDSRYASLAQCTLELRRAEELYRRTRVPFLNSSTKSVEEMSAIILQTLKLRA from the coding sequence ATGCATCCGGCCCTGAGCGACCACGCGCGCCCGAAACGGGCAGTGTTCTTCATCTCGGATAGCACCGGCATCACCGCCGAAACCCTGGGCAACGCCCTCCTGGCGAACTTCCCCGGCTTCCGGTTCGAGCGTCACACGATTCCCTTCATCGACACCGCCGAAGCCGCTACCGCGGTGGTGCAGACGATCACCGCCGCGGATGCCGCGGGCCTCGCGCCCATCGTCTTCTCGACCATGAAGAACGCCGCTGTCGGGCGTGTGCTCGACACGGCACCGGCGCCACGCATCGACTTGCTCGGCGGCCACCTCACCGAACTCGAGCAAACACTCGGCACGACGGCATCCGAGCAGCTGGGGCAGTTCCACACCGTCGGCGACACCGAGGCCTACTTCGCCCGCATGCGCGCCGTCGAGTACGCCATCGAGCACGACGACGGTCAGAGTTCGCGGGCCTTGGAGTTCGCCGACGTCATCATCATCGCGCCCTCGCGCTGCGGCAAGACCCCGACGACGATGTATCTCGCGCTGCAGTACGGCCTCTTGGTCGCCAATTACCCCCTCACCGACGAAGACTTCCCCACCGACGGTCTCCCCCGACTGGTCGCCCCCTACGCCGACCGCTGCTACGGGCTCACCACGACCCCCCTCCGGCTGAGTCAGGTGCGCCACGAGCGGCGACCGGACTCCCGCTACGCGAGCCTCGCGCAGTGCACTCTCGAGCTGCGTCGCGCCGAAGAGCTGTACCGGCGCACCCGGGTCCCGTTCCTGAATTCCTCGACCAAGAGCGTCGAAGAGATGTCGGCCATCATCCTGCAGACCCTGAAGCTTCGCGCCTGA
- the ppsA gene encoding phosphoenolpyruvate synthase → MKNVLWFDEIGMSDLPAVGGKNASLGEMVSHLSALGVRVPGGFATTAEAYRRFLDHDGLGDQIAALVRDLDTDDVAELTRIGGEIRARIERHPLPADLERDIRAAYDRLLQDDVEPDAATWAVRSSATAEDLPDASFAGQQETFLNIGGIENILTAIRRVFASLYNDRAIAYRVHQGFDHTEVALSAGVQRMVRSDVGAAGVMFTVDTESGFDQAVFITSSYGLGEAVVQGAVNPDEFYVSKPALRAGRPAVLKRSVGEKAIAMRYTDSREAGASTAFVDVPPADRIRFSLTDAELEELARQALVIEEHYGRAMDIEWGKDGVDGRLYILQARPETVVSRASANVIRRFRLHERGTVLAAGRAIGQRIGAGPVRVLRDIAEMGSFRPGDVLVADMTDPDWEPIMKRASAIVTNRGGRTCHAAIIARELGIPAVVGAGDATRVLQEGQDVTVSCAEGDTGFVYEGALEFAEEETHLDRMPELPVKIMMNVGTPDQAFSFSRLPHRGVGLARLEFIINRQIGIHPRALLEQDLPAGLRTEIDERVAAYPSPRDFFVQRVAEGISMIAAAFAPEPVIVRMSDFKSNEYANLIGGEIYEPHEENPMIGYRGASRYISPDFRACFDMECEALRYVRDEMGFTNVQVMIPFVRTVGEGHAVVEMLAENGLRRGVNDLKVIMMCELPTNALLADQYLEFFDGFSIGSNDMTQLTLGLDRDSALVANTFDERDPAVLQLMSMAIQACRAQGKYVGICGQGPSDHPDLAEWLLEQGVESISLNPDTVVETWMRLAAEAPTNTSTVTP, encoded by the coding sequence ATGAAGAACGTCCTCTGGTTCGACGAGATCGGCATGAGCGACCTACCCGCGGTCGGCGGCAAGAACGCCTCGCTCGGCGAGATGGTTTCGCACCTGTCCGCGCTGGGCGTGCGGGTTCCCGGCGGGTTCGCCACCACCGCCGAGGCCTATCGGCGCTTCCTCGACCACGACGGCCTCGGGGACCAGATCGCCGCGCTCGTTCGCGACCTCGATACGGACGACGTTGCCGAACTGACGCGCATCGGCGGCGAGATCCGCGCCCGCATCGAGCGGCATCCGCTGCCCGCAGACCTCGAGCGCGACATCCGCGCCGCCTACGACCGCCTGCTGCAGGACGATGTCGAGCCGGATGCTGCCACCTGGGCGGTCCGCTCGTCCGCGACCGCGGAGGACCTGCCCGACGCTTCCTTCGCGGGGCAGCAGGAGACGTTCCTGAACATCGGCGGGATCGAGAACATCCTCACCGCGATCCGCCGAGTCTTCGCCTCGCTCTACAACGACCGCGCGATTGCCTACCGCGTTCACCAGGGTTTCGACCACACGGAGGTTGCGCTGTCGGCCGGTGTGCAGCGCATGGTGCGCTCGGACGTCGGCGCCGCGGGCGTCATGTTCACCGTCGACACCGAGTCGGGGTTCGATCAGGCAGTGTTCATCACGAGTTCCTACGGCCTCGGCGAAGCTGTCGTGCAGGGCGCCGTCAACCCCGACGAGTTCTACGTTTCCAAGCCGGCTCTCCGCGCCGGGCGCCCGGCGGTCCTCAAGCGCTCCGTGGGCGAGAAGGCGATCGCGATGCGGTACACCGATAGCCGCGAGGCCGGTGCCAGCACCGCCTTCGTCGATGTGCCGCCGGCCGACCGCATCCGGTTCTCGCTCACGGATGCGGAGCTCGAAGAGCTTGCCCGCCAGGCCCTCGTCATCGAAGAGCACTACGGCCGCGCAATGGACATCGAGTGGGGCAAAGACGGTGTCGATGGACGCTTGTACATCCTGCAGGCCCGACCCGAGACCGTCGTCTCGCGGGCATCGGCGAATGTGATCCGTCGATTCCGGCTCCACGAACGCGGAACAGTCCTCGCCGCCGGCCGAGCGATCGGGCAGCGCATCGGGGCCGGCCCCGTACGGGTTCTCCGCGACATCGCCGAGATGGGGTCCTTCCGCCCCGGCGACGTGCTCGTCGCGGACATGACCGATCCCGACTGGGAGCCGATCATGAAGAGGGCGTCAGCGATCGTGACCAACCGCGGCGGGAGAACCTGCCACGCGGCGATCATTGCGCGCGAGCTCGGCATCCCCGCTGTTGTCGGCGCCGGCGACGCGACGCGCGTGCTCCAGGAGGGGCAGGACGTGACGGTTTCCTGCGCCGAGGGCGACACGGGCTTCGTCTATGAGGGTGCGCTCGAGTTCGCCGAAGAGGAGACGCACCTCGATCGGATGCCCGAGCTTCCCGTCAAGATCATGATGAACGTCGGCACCCCCGACCAGGCGTTCTCGTTCTCGCGGCTCCCTCACCGCGGCGTCGGTCTCGCGCGGCTCGAGTTCATCATCAACCGCCAGATCGGCATCCATCCCCGCGCCCTGCTGGAGCAGGACCTTCCCGCCGGGCTGCGGACCGAGATCGACGAGCGGGTCGCGGCCTATCCGTCGCCGCGGGACTTCTTCGTGCAGCGCGTGGCCGAAGGCATCTCGATGATTGCGGCGGCCTTCGCCCCCGAGCCGGTGATCGTACGGATGAGTGACTTCAAGTCCAACGAGTACGCAAACCTCATCGGTGGGGAGATTTACGAACCCCACGAAGAGAACCCGATGATCGGCTACCGGGGCGCCTCGCGCTACATCTCCCCCGACTTCCGCGCGTGCTTCGACATGGAGTGCGAAGCCCTGCGGTACGTCCGCGACGAGATGGGATTCACGAACGTCCAGGTCATGATCCCGTTCGTGCGGACCGTCGGCGAGGGGCACGCTGTCGTCGAGATGCTCGCCGAGAACGGCCTGCGCCGCGGCGTCAACGACCTCAAGGTCATCATGATGTGTGAGCTGCCCACGAACGCTCTTCTCGCCGACCAGTACCTGGAGTTCTTCGATGGCTTCTCGATCGGCTCGAACGACATGACGCAGCTCACCCTGGGCCTCGACCGCGACAGCGCGCTCGTCGCGAACACCTTCGACGAGCGCGATCCTGCCGTGTTGCAGCTCATGTCGATGGCGATCCAGGCGTGCCGCGCACAGGGCAAATACGTGGGGATCTGCGGTCAGGGACCGAGCGATCATCCGGACCTTGCCGAGTGGCTGCTCGAGCAGGGCGTGGAGTCGATCTCGCTGAACCCCGACACGGTCGTCGAGACCTGGATGCGGTTGGCCGCAGAAGCGCCCACGAACACCTCGACCGTCACTCCGTAA
- a CDS encoding CsbD family protein has protein sequence MGLDDKIKNSAEELKGKAKEGVGDATDNEELEAEGKADQAKADLKQAGEKTKDALS, from the coding sequence GTGGGACTCGACGACAAGATCAAGAACTCGGCAGAAGAACTCAAGGGCAAGGCCAAGGAAGGTGTCGGCGACGCCACCGACAACGAGGAGCTCGAGGCAGAGGGCAAGGCCGACCAGGCCAAGGCCGACCTCAAGCAGGCTGGCGAGAAGACGAAGGACGCACTGTCCTGA
- a CDS encoding acyl-CoA dehydrogenase, which produces MSLRPDPAAASVSVRGAVSAAAEIDGFGTDVDPTLAWCVAVGEWAPPVGEGRTTELWELLASTAAVDVAAARILEPHLDALTILAQAERSELRSPHDTWGVFAAESPDHRLRAEQSRTGWRLRGTKPWCSLASHLSRALVTATLDDGRRRLFAVDLRADGVRPHAGPWAARGLAQVVSAPVDFDDAPGEPVGEAGWYLERPGFAWGGMSVAACWWGAATRIAQRLLAPAQSANADQLSLVHLGKVDTALWSARAVLAEAADLVDDGRSRRVGERAVSERLRAVVADAATLTLAEAAAALGPGPLTRDEQFARNSADLHLYLQQHHGLRDVARIGREAARQGAAW; this is translated from the coding sequence GTGTCACTTCGCCCCGACCCGGCCGCCGCGAGCGTATCCGTGCGCGGCGCCGTCAGTGCGGCAGCCGAGATCGACGGGTTCGGCACGGACGTGGATCCGACCCTCGCCTGGTGCGTGGCGGTCGGAGAGTGGGCGCCGCCGGTCGGCGAGGGGCGGACGACCGAACTCTGGGAACTCCTCGCTTCGACCGCCGCGGTCGACGTCGCCGCCGCGCGCATCCTGGAACCGCACCTGGACGCGCTGACGATTCTGGCGCAAGCTGAGCGGTCTGAGCTCCGCAGCCCGCATGACACCTGGGGAGTCTTCGCCGCCGAAAGCCCCGACCACCGCCTGCGTGCTGAGCAATCGCGCACCGGATGGAGGCTTCGAGGCACCAAGCCGTGGTGCTCGCTCGCGTCACACCTCTCCCGGGCTCTCGTCACGGCAACGCTGGATGACGGGCGGCGCCGCCTGTTCGCTGTCGACCTCCGCGCGGACGGCGTTCGTCCCCATGCGGGGCCGTGGGCGGCACGCGGGCTCGCGCAGGTCGTGAGTGCGCCCGTCGACTTCGATGACGCCCCTGGAGAGCCGGTCGGCGAGGCAGGCTGGTACCTGGAGCGGCCGGGGTTTGCCTGGGGCGGGATGTCGGTCGCGGCCTGCTGGTGGGGCGCGGCGACCAGGATCGCGCAGCGACTGCTGGCACCGGCGCAGTCGGCGAACGCCGACCAGCTCTCGCTCGTCCACCTCGGAAAGGTCGACACCGCACTCTGGTCGGCGCGCGCCGTGCTCGCTGAAGCTGCGGACCTCGTGGATGACGGGCGGTCGAGGCGGGTAGGCGAGCGTGCGGTGAGTGAACGCCTGCGCGCCGTCGTGGCGGATGCCGCTACGCTCACCCTTGCCGAAGCCGCCGCGGCGCTGGGCCCCGGTCCCCTGACCCGTGACGAGCAGTTTGCCCGCAACAGCGCCGACCTCCACCTCTACCTGCAGCAACACCATGGGCTCCGCGATGTGGCGCGCATCGGTCGCGAGGCCGCCCGACAGGGCGCCGCGTGGTGA